A genomic region of Candidatus Aminicenantes bacterium contains the following coding sequences:
- a CDS encoding ATP-binding protein, whose product MAPHFLPRTGDRERIENLLKIFRVVGLIGVRQCGKTTLAKSFPSGQYFDLENPSELVRFDNPRMALEEAEGLIIIDEIQRRPEIFPLLRHLVDSKPEQKYMVLGSASVNLIRQSSESLAGRIGYHHLGGLAPWDVGAKSWKKLWLRGGLPPAFLAADDEASFLWRSNYIATFLERDVPQLGFQIPAASLRRFWTMLAHYHGQVLNYAELGRSFGMSDVTVRKYAEILAGALMIRILQPWHENVGKRLVKKPKIYLHDSGLFHSLMMIENENDLTSHNKLGASWEGFALNSVCRSVGLDDASFFFWSTHAGAELDLVWRKHGKLWGVEFKFADAPRMTASLHSSLRDLSPAHVWIVYPGKERYRLDEKVTALPLVDIREEWNYGG is encoded by the coding sequence ATGGCTCCGCATTTCTTGCCTCGAACCGGGGACCGGGAAAGAATCGAAAACCTACTCAAGATATTCCGCGTCGTTGGATTGATCGGCGTCCGCCAGTGCGGCAAGACGACGCTGGCCAAGTCGTTTCCATCGGGCCAATACTTCGACCTCGAGAATCCCAGCGAACTGGTTCGTTTCGATAATCCCAGAATGGCTTTGGAAGAGGCCGAAGGCTTAATCATCATTGACGAGATTCAACGCCGTCCGGAGATTTTTCCGTTGCTCCGGCATCTTGTCGACAGCAAGCCCGAGCAAAAATACATGGTCTTAGGCAGCGCTTCCGTGAACTTGATCCGGCAGAGCTCGGAATCCTTGGCCGGCCGGATCGGCTATCATCATCTCGGCGGTTTGGCGCCTTGGGACGTCGGAGCCAAGAGCTGGAAAAAACTCTGGCTTCGTGGAGGATTGCCTCCGGCTTTCCTGGCGGCCGACGATGAGGCGAGCTTTTTATGGAGATCCAATTATATTGCGACATTTCTGGAAAGAGACGTGCCTCAGCTCGGTTTCCAAATTCCCGCAGCATCGCTGCGCCGATTTTGGACCATGCTGGCCCATTATCACGGCCAGGTCCTGAATTATGCGGAGCTCGGCCGGTCGTTCGGGATGTCCGACGTGACTGTGAGGAAGTACGCGGAGATCCTCGCGGGCGCCCTGATGATCCGCATCCTTCAACCCTGGCACGAAAACGTCGGCAAACGGCTGGTCAAGAAACCCAAGATCTACCTTCACGATTCGGGGCTTTTCCATTCGCTGATGATGATCGAGAATGAAAACGATCTGACCTCCCACAACAAGCTCGGCGCGTCTTGGGAAGGATTCGCCCTGAATAGCGTCTGCCGGAGCGTGGGACTTGACGACGCTTCCTTCTTTTTCTGGTCGACCCATGCGGGAGCCGAGCTTGACCTCGTCTGGCGGAAGCACGGGAAGCTTTGGGGAGTGGAATTCAAATTTGCCGATGCGCCTCGGATGACGGCGTCTCTCCATTCCTCGCTCCGAGATCTCTCGCCGGCTCATGTCTGGATTGTTTATCCGGGCAAGGAGCGCTATCGATTGGACGAGAAGGTCACGGCCTTGCCGTTGGTCGATATCAGAGAAGAATGGAATTACGGAGGCTGA
- a CDS encoding HAMP domain-containing sensor histidine kinase, with the protein MPLKARKARLRPGSRLLVMFFAITFLLVAALAWMGWQLMRQDRALAGQRLEEKRENAADLAVAALQKNLSQLESRLMRLSTAAAAQLRAQAAEYAAGLPKDSLLLIIRPNDLECYPEHRLLFYPNTPTTPAAGHPAFAAAEALEFQKQDYAKAVAALRPLARHADPAVRAEAQARLGRNLWKSGLATEALAAYDELTRAGSTPVAGLPAELVAREARLLAFEKQKDVEAARREAAALSAALRGGKWRIDRAAYDFYLSEACRGMGLTSLEPAEALAASAAAGSMWAEWRSLRRAEDTIAGRRIFWQADQPVLLAWRGTPERLAVFALGRRTLESQWLEPLLPTLGRFDARVVLTDSDGRAVSGRLPNGSEAQAVRLASSAQLPWTLHAVSAGGAATAGWAARRLVVTGLATLFLLVLAGAYFIGRAASREVAVARLESDFVASVSHEFRTPITALRQLSELLVSGRVESDEDRQEYYRALAQASERLHRLVEGLLTFGRLEAGEMPFRFEPLDATEWLRSVIEEFRRDAGANGGRIAMHTDGSAPRLRADPAALGCVISNLLDNAVKYSPDGSPIRVELGREDRRVVIRVRDQGLGISESEQKLIFRRFVRGTAAKTAGIRGAGVGLAMARQIANAHGGDITVDSRPGQGSTFTVRLPEGE; encoded by the coding sequence ATGCCGCTGAAAGCCCGAAAAGCCCGGCTCCGGCCCGGCTCGCGCCTGTTGGTGATGTTTTTTGCCATCACGTTCCTGCTGGTCGCGGCCCTGGCTTGGATGGGCTGGCAGCTGATGCGGCAGGACCGCGCTCTGGCCGGACAGCGCCTCGAGGAGAAGCGGGAGAATGCCGCGGACCTGGCCGTCGCCGCCCTGCAAAAAAACCTCTCCCAGCTCGAAAGCCGCTTGATGCGTCTGAGCACGGCGGCTGCCGCCCAGCTGCGCGCGCAGGCTGCGGAGTACGCTGCGGGACTGCCCAAAGACAGCCTGCTCTTGATCATCCGTCCGAACGACTTGGAATGTTACCCGGAGCACCGGCTGTTGTTTTACCCGAACACCCCGACAACGCCGGCGGCGGGGCACCCCGCTTTTGCCGCCGCGGAAGCTTTGGAGTTCCAGAAGCAGGACTATGCCAAGGCCGTCGCCGCCTTGCGTCCGCTGGCCCGCCACGCTGACCCCGCCGTCCGCGCCGAAGCCCAAGCCCGCCTCGGGCGGAATTTGTGGAAAAGCGGGCTGGCGACCGAAGCCTTGGCCGCCTACGACGAGCTGACCCGGGCCGGATCGACGCCCGTGGCGGGTTTGCCGGCGGAGCTTGTGGCCCGGGAGGCGCGCCTGCTCGCGTTCGAAAAGCAGAAGGACGTGGAAGCGGCGCGGCGAGAGGCGGCGGCGCTGTCGGCAGCGCTTCGAGGCGGCAAGTGGCGCATCGATCGGGCCGCTTACGACTTCTACTTGAGCGAGGCTTGCCGAGGGATGGGCCTGACCTCGCTGGAACCGGCCGAGGCCTTGGCTGCGTCGGCGGCCGCCGGATCGATGTGGGCAGAATGGCGGTCCCTTCGCCGCGCTGAAGACACCATCGCCGGCCGCCGTATTTTCTGGCAGGCCGACCAGCCGGTGCTGCTGGCGTGGCGGGGCACGCCCGAACGTCTGGCGGTCTTTGCCTTGGGTCGGCGCACGTTGGAATCGCAATGGCTGGAGCCGCTTCTGCCGACGCTCGGCCGTTTCGATGCGCGTGTCGTCCTCACCGATTCCGACGGCCGGGCCGTGTCGGGCCGGCTGCCGAACGGAAGCGAAGCCCAGGCCGTGCGCCTGGCTTCCTCCGCGCAGCTTCCCTGGACTCTGCACGCCGTTTCGGCGGGCGGCGCGGCCACGGCCGGGTGGGCGGCGAGGCGGCTCGTTGTGACCGGGCTCGCCACCCTGTTCCTGCTGGTGTTGGCTGGAGCGTATTTTATCGGGCGCGCGGCGTCCCGCGAGGTGGCGGTGGCGCGGCTGGAATCGGATTTCGTGGCTTCGGTCTCCCACGAGTTCCGCACCCCCATCACCGCGCTGCGGCAGCTGAGCGAATTGCTGGTGAGCGGGCGGGTGGAAAGTGACGAAGACCGCCAGGAATACTACCGTGCCCTGGCCCAGGCCAGTGAGCGCCTGCACCGGCTGGTCGAGGGGCTGCTGACCTTCGGCCGCCTGGAAGCCGGCGAGATGCCCTTCCGTTTCGAGCCGCTGGATGCGACCGAGTGGCTGCGCTCCGTGATCGAGGAATTTCGGCGCGACGCTGGGGCGAACGGGGGCAGGATCGCCATGCACACCGACGGTTCGGCGCCGCGCCTGCGCGCCGACCCCGCGGCGCTCGGCTGCGTGATCAGCAACCTCCTCGACAATGCCGTCAAGTACTCTCCCGACGGCTCCCCCATTCGCGTGGAGCTGGGCCGAGAAGACCGGCGCGTGGTGATCCGGGTGCGCGACCAGGGTCTGGGGATTTCGGAGAGCGAACAGAAGCTGATCTTTAGACGATTTGTCCGGGGTACTGCCGCGAAGACCGCCGGTATCCGCGGAGCGGGCGTGGGGCTGGCCATGGCGCGCCAGATCGCGAACGCCCACGGGGGAGACATCACG